The DNA region CCATTTACTCCACCAAGAGAGCTCTTTCTGGGACCAAGGCCAGCAGCACAGCCCGATCGATTTTTCCCATTTGCTGCAAGAGGTCGCCGACAATTGGCAGGCGGGAGTCGGGTTGTTATCTTTGGAGTCGATTCATAAAAAGGGTGGCAGGGTCGTCAGAAGTTCCAATAGTTGTTTGCCCTTACGCCCGGATATCCGGCCTTATCACTACTCCGTACACTACCACTTACTACCATTACTTTACCGCCCGCAACGCTACGCTACGCTGCCCACGCATTTCTCTACTATTCCTTGTCAGACCGCCTGACTGTTTGCTCCGTGAGGTTGGATTTGTTTGGACACCAGCATCCCACGCACAACACGGTTCCTTGATTTCAGCAGGAACCTGCGACAGGTTTTTCGTGGGTCCGTCTCTCGGAAAAGCTCCTGCACAATCAGGCACCCCAGTCCCCCGGCCCACTTCGGCGCGACAGGatccatcaacatcaccagagCTACGCCTGCCCCCAGCATCTTTTTGTCGTCCTTGACCTTGCAAACTGCGATCACGACCCTGTCACCTTGCGGGCCCGTTGCAGATCCTTCTCATTTCCCATCTTCTTTCCTCATCAGCACGTACCACAGCGAAGCAATAAAGTTATCGCACCCCCCGCAGCGCCCGACAAGATGGCGACCGCAACATCCCAGAACAGGAACCTCCCCCCTGCGCCTGCTTATCAGTACCCTCAGGccccgccgcagcagcagcagcaacagcatccaCAGTACCAGCAGTCATATCAGCAGTCTTACCAGCAGTCCCAGCAGCATCcttcccaacaacaacaacatcagctTCATTCGACTCAGCAGCGCCCTGCGAACCCAACCAGGAAATCTAGAAGCTTCAGTCTCAGGTCGGACAAATCCCAGGGTTCTAGCAGCAATCAGAAAGCCGACAAGGTAGACTTGCACGAGACATCAGCCGAGAAGGAAGCCAAAAGACTTCACAGCAAAGCCGATCCCACCCTCGCAATGCAAGAGGCGGAACCTGGTATGTTTTGGTGTCTCCCTTGAGATGAGGAATTTTTAAACTGACAGACTCGTGTAGCACAGGTTGCCGCAAACGAAGCATCGTCGCTCGCGCCTTTGAGGAGCATTCAACACAAGGATCTCTATGGCAACCCAATCAGTATGAGGCGCAAACCTGGGGAATTGTGACACAAAGTACTAACCATAATTTCTGGCGCAGCCGAACCTGACCGCTCTAATCCCACCAGAAGCCGCTGGGAACGACCATTAGACACAATTCGGAGTTTCGAGGCAGCAATTGATGGCGGATACAGCAACAGGAGGTCCATGATCCGGCCCGGTATGCACCCTGCACCCTTGGACATCTCGGGTGGCGGGATATTGACTAACGCATGCAATGCAGACCCGGATGCCAGAGCCAACCGACGAGCTAGCTATTATGGCAGTAAGTAATGCAATGCCGTGTAGGATTGATTTGCATGAGGCTGACATGTGGACTCTCAGATGGCAATGGTGGTAGATTCTCGCACGACAGCTACTATGGCAGCCGGCCGCCATCAATGATG from Podospora pseudoanserina strain CBS 124.78 chromosome 1, whole genome shotgun sequence includes:
- a CDS encoding hypothetical protein (COG:S; EggNog:ENOG503P3CV), which produces MATATSQNRNLPPAPAYQYPQAPPQQQQQQHPQYQQSYQQSYQQSQQHPSQQQQHQLHSTQQRPANPTRKSRSFSLRSDKSQGSSSNQKADKVDLHETSAEKEAKRLHSKADPTLAMQEAEPAQVAANEASSLAPLRSIQHKDLYGNPITEPDRSNPTRSRWERPLDTIRSFEAAIDGGYSNRRSMIRPDPDARANRRASYYGNGNGGRFSHDSYYGSRPPSMMYHDRVGGSQQDLRQHHYDQGYNGHPAAGRQRWNRMQSDPHGNRPGPNEYVLPSNHRSYETVTTASGSGTSGEPAGYQTDPTSSDNSSIERVQSAPKRKPAPQQQQMNDYGIGFSNNSVYPPPSFAVGAQSSSSSSGDLPNFQQQVSPPAVPQKGSTLRKTTTASPPQVQDRPSPPEKRKSWFSRRFSKNN